CCATTTCAGACACAGTCCGGCCGAAACTGGCTGAATTGTGGGGTGGGGTGGTCGGATCTATCTTCCTCTCAACGGTCCCGCGGTGGACCTCCCGCAAGCAGGGGAACCAGGATCATGACCACCATCATCCGTCGTGCAGAAGACCGCGGCCATGTCGATTTCGGCTGGCTGAACAGCCATCACAGCTTCTCGTTCGGGCATTATTTCGACCCGAACCATATGGGCTTCGGCCCGCTGCGGGTGATCAACGACGACCGGGTCGCCCCGGCCGGCGGTTTCCCCACCCATCCGCATCGCGACATGGAGATCATCTCCTATGTGCTGGAGGGCGGGCTTGAGCATCGCGACAGCCTGGGCACCGGCTCGGTCATCCGCCCGGGCGACGTGCAGCGGATGACCGCCGGCACCGGCATCCGGCACAGCGAGTTCAACGCCTCGCGCACCGATCCGGTGCACTTCCTGCAGATCTGGATCATCCCCGAGGCCGAGGGTCTGGCCCCCGGCTACGAGCAGAAGACCTTTGCCGAGGCCGAGAAGACCGGCCGGCTGCGCCTGGTCGGCTCCCGCACCGGCCGCGAGGGCTCCATCACCATCCATCGCGATGTCGATCTTTATGCCGGCCTGCTGCCCGAGGGGGCGGCCGCCAGCCATGATCTGGCCCAGGGCCGCATCGCCTGGGTCCAGGTCGCCCGCGGCAGGGTGAAGCTGGGCGACGAGGTGCTGAAGGAAGGCGACGGCGCCGCCATCACCGGCGGCCGCATCGACCTCGCCGGGCTCGACGGCGCCGAGGTGCTGGTCTTCGACATGGCGGCATGACGCCAGGGCATATCAGGGCGCCCGCTTCGGATTGCGCCATCCGGGGCGGGCGTCTTCTTGCGTATTGCGGGCCACGATCCGGACCGGGGGCTTCGAAAATCGGCCGCGACGGGTCATGAATGGAATTGAAGCGCGGCGACCCGGCTTACATAGTGTGGTATACCGTGCCCGCCGTCCCCCGGGGCCTGTCTCAGGGGCGGTACACAAGAAGCCCATATGCGCGCCGGTCTCCGCGCGCGCCGCGTCCTTGAGGATCCCCCATGCCCGCCTATCGTTCCCGCACCACCACCCATGGCCGCAACATGGCCGGCGCCCGCGGTCTGTGGCGCGCGACCGGTATGAAGGACG
This genomic window from Tistrella mobilis contains:
- a CDS encoding pirin family protein gives rise to the protein MTTIIRRAEDRGHVDFGWLNSHHSFSFGHYFDPNHMGFGPLRVINDDRVAPAGGFPTHPHRDMEIISYVLEGGLEHRDSLGTGSVIRPGDVQRMTAGTGIRHSEFNASRTDPVHFLQIWIIPEAEGLAPGYEQKTFAEAEKTGRLRLVGSRTGREGSITIHRDVDLYAGLLPEGAAASHDLAQGRIAWVQVARGRVKLGDEVLKEGDGAAITGGRIDLAGLDGAEVLVFDMAA